From the genome of Prunus persica cultivar Lovell chromosome G8, Prunus_persica_NCBIv2, whole genome shotgun sequence:
aatgtttccAAATTAATTCCTACATCCATTACAACCATTTGGAgatctttccaaattcaacATCTGTCAGTATATACAATCCAATTAAAAACTGTTTCCATATTGATTTCTACATTAATATACAAAATACAATAATGGCTTAGTTGGGAGTATTTTTGGACTCTGAAAAGTAcaataaatcatattttatGCTTAATTAGGTAACTTGCTGTGTTGGATCCTAGTCATGAGTTTTATacttaaaatgaaaacaagagtATACATGAAAATAACTAAAGTTCGTCGTCAAATAGTCACTCTTCATTAACTTACTTGATTATTTTAGAGCAATTCATGGAAATAATATTGTTTTGAATAAGGAAATTGAGTTATAGGTGTTAAGCTAACGATGCGAAAGTGACTTAGTCACAAAGGTGTGGTGTTGTCACCAGGCTAGTCACAATCATATTCTTTGCTGGAAGCCTGGAACTGGTTTTCTTGACTTGGCTTTTAAGTTTTCGTGCGAAACCTTCTTGGATTCAACTTTGGTCCTTTTTCATGCAGCAACACCTTTACATCTAAAAGCCACTAAAAAGCAGCCAATACAACAACCGCGTTCTGGTCACACGTTTCAAACCAAGTCCAGTTTGCTACGTATAATATTTCCTTCCATCCCAACCACAAAATCTGCACCGTCCAAACCCCTTTAGAAATTTCTCAAAGTCAACGGTGATCTATTCACCAAACTCTCCTTAGCCCTCCCCTATAAAAAGCCCTCTCCCTTCTCTCCTTAATCTTCATCTGCCTGTCTCTTAAACCCTATCACTTTCTCTGTCTTCATTCACTCTTCTACAATGGCTCGATCCAACGCTGTCGTTTTTGTGCTAATGGCTGCCCTCTTGGTGGCCTCAACAAGGGCACAATCCCCTGCATCTTCCCCAGCCAAGTCCCCTGCCTCTGCCCCTTCTCCTTTGAGCACTCCACCCGCAGCCGCTCCTTCTCCTTTGCGCACTCCACCCGCTGCTTCACCTTCTCCTTTGAGTACCTCACCTTCTCCTTCGGGCACTCCACCCTCGGCTGCTCCTTCTACATCTCCGGTCGTTCACTCTCCACCTTCTCCCCCATCGTCTTCTCCCGAATCTCCAGCCACCTCTCCCCCTTCTTCAGTCTCGGGATCCCCCGCCGAAGCTCCTGCACCCAACGGTGCTTTTTTAAACAGGTTGTCCTTCGTGGGATCCGTGGCCGCTGGGGTTTTCGCTGCCGCCATGGTTATGTAAAGAGTGAAAGTACAGCGgcggttttatgaattttaatcatttgtattattgtatttaatttacCATCTGATTAATTCATTCATTTTGTAGTTGATATATATGGGAATAAAAAGAGACATTTTTCTGTCATGAGAATTGCaatctttattttatattaaaaattatataattttgtgtttgcaaaaatattttaatgcaCGTAGAAGGAATCGAGCTCAGGTTCAAGGAGGTACGGTATCTAACTCACATATGAAAGGGAAAAAGTTGGCCCATTGGCTTTTGCACCAGCTATTGCTAACCCCTGTTATTGGATATGTCTATGAATTCTCAAGAAATTGAAGTTCAATCTTCATTCATCCAAAAAATCTTCAAGCTCAAGATTGaatgaattaataaataaaaaaatcgaGAGAAATAGTGTAATTGTTgccaaattcacaattcacAAGAAGCTGAGATTTGAGATTACAAATGAAAAGGCTGCAAtcatgaattataattttctttttagaaaattttattatgaagtaattttttttgttcttctgaTGATTAAGTAGTTCAAAGAGGAATCCTCTCATGAGAGTGAGAATAAGTCCACCCTcttgtttttataatttaattctaATTTTGTCGTTTTGAATTAGCAAAACCAGTTGTTGATAGGTTTGTCATTTGGGCATTGAAAGATCAATCTTCACCCTCAAGTTTTTTAcaaccataaaaaataaaaaaataaaaaaaaaagggagagaagGAAATCTCATGCTAAGAGTCAACTTTAAACAGAGTTTCTTCAACCTTTTTCGCAAGACTGTTGAAGGAAACCCTCAATATTTTCTCTCCAGCTTCTTCAAGCTATAGATATTGAGATGGCGACACAATTCCCAGATGATGCATGTGGGTTGGGCCGTTTTGTCTCTCCCAAGTATTGATCGAAAGATATTGATGTACAAATGATGGGTTCGTTAAATGTTTAGTATCCAACTTAGAGTGTTTATTAAGAAGTACCTGAGAGAGGGATCCACCAGTATGGGAACAATAACAAGGttatttaacaaaacaaataccATGTTTcccctgcatttaacagaaaaggttaacaaaattgatggcaggaccatttgtcctaacaaAAGTGAAGTTAAATAATCACGGAaacgattttgaaaattgagggactcaaatgcaaatcgggtctaagttcagggactaataaaattattaaccCTTATATAGTGGGTGGGAACATAAGGTGGACGGGAAAATAGGACAAGGGTGGAAATAGCAACATTCTTTCCCATGCCTAGacttagagcacttccacccatTTGACATGGCagttactattcacatgagatatgatgagagaaattgtatgaattttggtgtgggaagtgaagaacatagttaggtatttatagaaaaaaaaaattctcaatttttttgtttttttttttttgccactGATGTCAGCTTGCCCATGCAAATCTTGTCTTTGGGCTTGCCCAGTTTCATGGGGCCCACTTCTTGCCATGACAATTTTTCCTTTATGGATATGTTTTTGGAGCTGAAGCCCCCTTGAATAGGTGAAAGTGCTCTTACCAAACAAGGGAAATCAATCCCAAATCCCATTTTTCATGAACCAAATGCCCTTGAGaattcataaaattaatgCTTGATTATCGATATGCCCTTTGTGCTTCACTGAAAATCTCACTTTGCTCCCTACATTTCAAATTGAGTCAATATGCCCCATGTGCTTTCTTTTTGAGTCCCCcgttacctcattccattagTTTGGTCAGTAAAACCGTTAACTTGCTGACGTGACATAGGTATTTAAGTAATTTTAGCTATTAATGACAGGACCCACCCCGAATTCCTTGGAATCCGGGACAAATCATGTGGTATCCAACATCAAACTAATGTCGGGCCCATTTACTAACATCAAGCCTCTTTTTCCAAACTAAGGAAAAGATGAACGAGACTTTCATGCCCCGTATGATTGATCGCTACACGAAGATGCAatcgtcgtatattcatgaacgccgtcaagttgacttgatggagcatttatgggcggtgaaaggtaATGAAGGTGAATAAATTGAAGTgaagatgtttttttaatttattatgtttatgttgtatttttagttatgctttgtttttttatgctttagttatgggttgtttattttttatgttttggttgtggtttgcttttttatgtatggaatgttttgaataaaaaggaattttgttgaatattttctttattcactaaaagaaaatcaatacaactaataaaataaaatacatgaattaaacaaaacaaaaaatacaatgaaatgaaaggcaaGTAAACTAAGACATGAAAGACAAGCAAACTATTTTAAtagttttcatcatttaaccaattcgtgttgctaggtccatcgtcacgaaaaagtcttcgtctcataacatcccttcgttctagcttccaaaattattttgtttcaggggacatatggcttgtatccatggccatggtttcccgatcttttttttcaatgttttgttcgcgtacatactccctttcttttgcatattctagTTGAATTGCCATATCGTGCTCTTGCtgtttcaagtccatttcaattctcatggcttggtgctttgaaagttcctctaaaaatttagatgcattcttgctagaattactccctctcttcgccttcgccgccttcctcccaataggcattggctccttttcgatgggtgagtcttgactcatcgggaaatccataggtgaatccgatgccggTGTCTCATGAAGTGGCGTCTCGTTCAACACTACCGTCggacccgttggaataatttggaatctcttacaaTTGTTCACCGCCTCCCAATAATGGGTAtgattgaaactttttttgccttgcctagtagcaccaaaccacatttgtgcttgcataatctataaacaaaaattatatgaaaatgcaagaaactttaaaaaatattggcaatgcaacatgtaaaaaaaactaatgcaaatgcaataaattttaaaaaaatgcaacatgtataaaaaaaaatacaataaatattaacaaaatatataaattgtaagaaacatttaaataaaaattaatatgacatagaaattaatagaacgaaaattacaaataatttacctcattgCTAAGGTTTTCCCCGCTTCTAtggttgtccatcgcttttgccaaggcatttctccatttcgccaactctttattaagaatTTTCCATCTATTAGATAATGTCATTTCTGTACGTGTCGAACCAAttgccctttcacaaaatgcttgatgaatttttttccacatatgacaaaatttaatctcattgcccgttatGGGACAATTACTAAGTTGGACCcaagctaacatcttccatcatgctccatgcccctccattttcactagaagaacccataatatgatagagaaaaatacaacttgaaagtgaaaaaaatattgagtagaaagtgaataatagtagaaggagaagaaaatgtaagaGGATtgggtgttaaaagtgaagagtattggttggtatttataccaaaaaaaaaaaaaaaaaaaaacttcagtaatttttgtgaattttttttaaaaaattttcattttttttcatttttttattgcagaaaAATTGGCTGGCGTTGGATTGAAGGAAAAATTCGAATCGGAGAGCTAATACACCGACACGTGTAAGGTAGCCGTTGGCGGCTACTGTAGCGCAacgtttgaaaaaaattttaacgttggcgcgtgcattttgtaaaaaaaatttgaaacctGAAGGGCTGACGTCACAGCCCTTGGGCTCTTGCTCGGGCCAAACTCCACCTCGGGCTAGCCCAGTCTCGTGGCCCCCACCTCTTGCCCGTGCTGCCTTTTGTTTCTGGAAACCCGTTTTTCTCCCAAACCTCCC
Proteins encoded in this window:
- the LOC109950683 gene encoding classical arabinogalactan protein 9-like yields the protein MARSNAVVFVLMAALLVASTRAQSPASSPAKSPASAPSPLSTPPAAAPSPLRTPPAASPSPLSTSPSPSGTPPSAAPSTSPVVHSPPSPPSSSPESPATSPPSSVSGSPAEAPAPNGAFLNRLSFVGSVAAGVFAAAMVM